A single window of Nicotiana tomentosiformis chromosome 1, ASM39032v3, whole genome shotgun sequence DNA harbors:
- the LOC138900565 gene encoding uncharacterized protein: MATVAFSAGSNSSASLIIPTTGPLCKMFVGELIVVIMTGSTSSFAYTPDPTSPLFLLSSDVPGMSPVPVLFLESEFGGWKRNMIVSLSVRNKITFIDGSCRKPVVTSPYYKQCDRCNNMVISWLTSSLSQDIAESVQYSEIAERSFDIASYFTKLKRIWDELVVMCSSDANSYNCVAKEGLQKEKEEDKVHQFLMGLNEVYVGVRSNLLMMQPLPSLDNVYNIIFQDEKQIQVNPPPQFTSKATSFNMNSPNKPTQPQLNVQLQGQQRQFTQRVNFDN, from the exons TGTAAAATGTTTGTTGGTGAGTTAATTGTTGTAATCATGACTGGTTCTACTTCGTCTTTCGCGTACACTCCGGACCCTACATCACCTCTATTTCTTCTATCATCTGATGTACCTGGTATGTCTCCAGTTCCTGTACTATTTTTGGAGAGTGAGTTTGGAGGTTGGAAACGCAATATGATAGTGTCGTTGTCTGTTAGGAACAAAATTACTTTTATTGATGGTTCATGTCGTAAACCTGTTGTAACTTCCCCTTATTATAAGCAATGTGACCGTTGtaataatatggtgatatcatggCTAACAAGCTCGTTATCACAAGATATAGCTGAAAGTGTCCAATACTCTGAGATAGCTGAAA GATCCTTTGATATTGCTTCATATTTTACCAAACTTAAGAGAATCTGGGATGAATTGGTGGTAATGTGCAGTAGTGATGCAAATTCTTATAATTGTGTTGCTAAAGAGGGTCTCCAGAAGGAGAAAGAGGAGGACAAAGTCCATCAGTTCCTCATGGGACTGAATGAGGTTTATGTTGGTGTGAGAAGCAATCTGTTGATGATGCAACCTCTACCATCCCTTGATAAtgtatataatattatttttcaagATGAAAAGCAAATACAAGTCAATCCACCTCCTCAATTTACCTCTAAAGCAACCTCCTTCAATATGAATTCTCCTAATAAACCTACTCAACCCCAACTGAATGTGCAATTACAGGGGCAACAGAGACAGTTTACTCAAAGAGTGAACTTTGATAATTAG